Proteins co-encoded in one Methanosarcinales archaeon Met12 genomic window:
- a CDS encoding 30S ribosomal protein S13, whose amino-acid sequence MAKDEKIRHIIRICNTDLDGKKSVCYALTGIKGISVRSAGIIAHNAKTDRKAIMGYLSDEDVDRLKKAVDEFGENVPEWVVNRRREILTSKNMHLMGSELTMECKEDIDLMKKTRSYRGIRHERGHKVRGQRTKSTGRKGATVGVIRKKVVRQEEEKK is encoded by the coding sequence ATGGCCAAAGATGAAAAAATCAGGCATATAATAAGGATTTGTAATACTGACCTAGACGGAAAAAAGAGCGTATGCTACGCACTTACTGGCATCAAGGGCATTTCCGTGAGGTCTGCCGGGATAATAGCCCATAACGCAAAAACAGATCGTAAAGCCATCATGGGGTATCTGTCAGATGAAGACGTCGATAGACTGAAGAAGGCGGTTGATGAATTTGGAGAAAACGTCCCTGAATGGGTGGTCAATCGACGGAGAGAGATCCTAACCAGCAAAAATATGCATCTAATGGGTTCTGAACTCACGATGGAGTGCAAAGAGGATATAGACCTGATGAAGAAGACGAGGAGTTACAGAGGCATCAGACATGAAAGAGGGCATAAAGTGAGAGGGCAAAGAACAAAATCGACAGGACGAAAAGGAGCTACAGTAGGAGTTATAAGGAAAAAGGTTGTCAGACAAGAAGAAGAGAAAAAATAA
- a CDS encoding 30S ribosomal protein S9 translates to MVKIVNESGKRKTAIARVVIKKGSGQVRINKKLLENIEPKLARLKITEPLTIASDLVNEIDVEVNARGGGVIGQADAVRTAIARGLVKWTDSSSLRDAFLKYDRNLLVSDARQKERKKFGGRGARARQQKSYR, encoded by the coding sequence ATGGTGAAAATAGTCAATGAAAGCGGTAAGAGAAAAACTGCAATAGCCAGAGTTGTGATCAAGAAGGGCTCAGGACAGGTAAGGATAAACAAGAAACTTCTAGAGAATATAGAGCCCAAATTGGCACGTCTCAAAATCACTGAGCCGCTGACCATTGCAAGCGACCTTGTCAATGAGATAGACGTCGAGGTCAATGCAAGGGGAGGAGGAGTCATAGGGCAGGCAGATGCGGTGCGAACTGCAATAGCCAGAGGTCTAGTAAAATGGACAGATAGCTCTTCACTTAGAGATGCGTTTCTTAAATACGACAGGAACCTTCTGGTAAGTGATGCTAGACAAAAAGAGCGTAAAAAGTTTGGAGGACGTGGAGCGAGAGCCAGACAAC
- the secY gene encoding preprotein translocase subunit SecY, with translation MSEASIKDRLEPFLNRLPAVAKPKGHVHFKTKLMWTIAILLLYFVLTNVPLFGLHPDSRDLFAMYRTIMAGEFGSIVQLGIGPIVTASIILQLLVGADIIKLDLSDPKDQSIFQGAQKLLVLVMITMTAALQLLGRFLLPNYELAGTLGVSVSAVIWILFIQVAIGGILILFMDEIVSKWGIGSGVGLFIVASISQAMVVGLFSWEPDPFAIHPFTGAALPVGLIPKWHEIFTTIDMGWLLGGDGLFFFLLSGGLMALLGTILIFIIVVYVESMRVEIPLAHSAVRGARGKFPVKLIYASVLPIILVMALVANIQMGGMLLWESDVPILGNNPMIGEFIDGVAVSGLMYYLAPIAGPHELIPGVHEPGQILLRVIIYLAVMIIGSIVFALFWIETTGMGPKKVAERIQRSGMQIPGYRRDIGVVENIMKRYIPNITIIGGAFIGALAALASFTGIIGHAGGTGLLLTVSIIYKMYEQIAKEQMSEMHPMMRTLLGGE, from the coding sequence ATGAGCGAAGCGAGCATTAAAGACCGACTGGAACCATTTCTTAATCGTCTGCCAGCAGTGGCAAAACCAAAAGGGCACGTACATTTCAAAACTAAATTGATGTGGACTATTGCCATTCTACTACTATATTTCGTACTCACCAATGTTCCATTATTTGGACTCCATCCAGATTCCCGTGACTTGTTTGCGATGTATCGAACGATCATGGCAGGAGAGTTTGGTTCGATCGTGCAGTTAGGTATCGGTCCCATAGTTACGGCATCGATTATACTGCAGCTACTCGTCGGTGCGGATATCATCAAACTGGACCTGAGTGATCCGAAAGACCAGTCGATATTCCAGGGCGCTCAGAAACTACTCGTATTAGTCATGATTACGATGACCGCTGCTCTTCAGCTATTAGGGAGATTTCTGCTACCCAATTATGAACTGGCAGGCACATTGGGTGTGAGTGTATCTGCAGTCATATGGATACTATTCATACAAGTGGCAATTGGGGGTATTTTGATCTTGTTCATGGATGAAATTGTCTCGAAATGGGGCATTGGCTCCGGTGTAGGATTATTTATAGTTGCCAGCATATCACAGGCGATGGTTGTAGGGTTATTTAGTTGGGAGCCAGATCCCTTTGCGATTCATCCGTTTACTGGTGCAGCACTTCCAGTTGGATTGATCCCAAAATGGCATGAGATATTTACTACGATAGATATGGGGTGGTTACTCGGTGGAGACGGGCTGTTCTTCTTTTTGTTGAGCGGCGGATTGATGGCTTTGCTCGGCACGATCTTGATATTTATCATTGTAGTGTATGTCGAGAGTATGAGAGTCGAGATTCCACTTGCTCACTCTGCAGTGCGTGGTGCACGAGGAAAATTTCCTGTTAAGCTGATCTATGCAAGCGTTCTACCGATAATCCTGGTGATGGCGCTGGTGGCAAATATCCAGATGGGAGGGATGTTGCTATGGGAAAGCGATGTCCCTATCTTAGGTAATAATCCAATGATCGGAGAGTTCATAGATGGCGTGGCCGTATCGGGGCTGATGTATTATCTTGCGCCAATTGCCGGTCCACATGAGCTGATACCGGGGGTACATGAGCCGGGGCAGATACTTCTTCGTGTGATCATATATTTAGCGGTCATGATCATTGGATCCATAGTTTTTGCGCTGTTTTGGATCGAAACCACTGGCATGGGGCCAAAAAAGGTGGCAGAACGAATTCAACGCTCTGGCATGCAAATTCCAGGGTACAGGAGAGATATTGGAGTCGTTGAAAATATCATGAAACGATATATTCCAAACATCACCATAATCGGGGGCGCATTCATCGGCGCGTTAGCTGCATTGGCGAGCTTTACTGGTATCATTGGACATGCCGGTGGAACAGGGCTCTTACTGACCGTTAGCATCATTTACAAGATGTACGAGCAAATAGCGAAAGAGCAGATGAGTGAAATGCATCCGATGATGCGAACACTCCTCGGAGGCGAGTGA
- a CDS encoding 50S ribosomal protein L18 — protein MVFRRRREGKTDYRKRLKLLLSQKPRVVVRKSLKHVGVQLVVPRKQGDAILSSASSCELSKFGYKGATGNTPATYLTGLLFGLRTLKEGHKEGVLDIGLQTSSKGSKVYAALKGMVDAGMDIPHDPSIFPDDGRIRGEHIANYANKRKDAYPKYAKRGLKATDLADHFNQTKEIILNELAKGEI, from the coding sequence ATGGTATTCAGACGAAGAAGGGAGGGAAAAACAGATTATCGAAAGAGACTTAAGTTGCTCCTGTCGCAAAAACCGAGGGTTGTGGTGCGAAAGAGTTTGAAGCATGTGGGGGTTCAACTCGTAGTACCGCGTAAACAGGGAGATGCCATTTTATCCTCCGCGAGTTCGTGTGAACTCTCAAAGTTTGGATACAAAGGTGCAACAGGAAACACCCCAGCGACATATTTGACTGGATTGTTGTTTGGACTCAGGACATTGAAAGAAGGGCACAAAGAGGGAGTGTTGGATATAGGGTTGCAAACATCGTCAAAAGGTTCTAAAGTCTATGCAGCGCTAAAGGGCATGGTCGACGCGGGGATGGACATCCCCCATGACCCTTCAATATTCCCGGATGATGGACGAATCCGCGGTGAGCATATAGCCAATTACGCTAATAAACGGAAAGATGCCTATCCTAAATACGCCAAACGTGGTCTGAAGGCGACGGATTTGGCCGACCATTTCAATCAGACCAAAGAAATTATATTGAATGAACTTGCCAAAGGTGAGATATGA
- a CDS encoding RNA-guided pseudouridylation complex pseudouridine synthase subunit Cbf5: MNQFGEKGVRMLIKASDTTNPEYGCDPEKRRIDEHINKGVINIDKPAGPTSHEVVAWIKKILDLDKAGHSGTLDPKVTGVLPVMLGGATKAVGALLTARKKYVCVMRLHRTVPEERIRDVCREFTGDIYQRPPLKSAVKRQIRKRKIHHLKIQEIKDNEVLFEVECEAGTYIRKLCHDMGEALGVGAHMAELRRTMSGPFTEDAHIATLQDLKDAHVFWKEDGTEQFLREIVMPMEYGVTHLPKVIIRDTAVDAICHGADLAVPGVLSVQSEIEMGCQVAVFTLKGECVCLGTAKMNATYILGAKNGIAVDTDRVLMAPGIYPKMWRGSPTLIRGASSIWGDSPCRVPR; this comes from the coding sequence ATGAATCAATTTGGTGAAAAAGGGGTACGGATGCTCATAAAGGCATCAGATACTACCAATCCCGAGTACGGATGCGATCCAGAAAAACGCAGAATCGATGAGCATATCAATAAAGGAGTAATAAACATAGACAAGCCAGCAGGCCCAACCTCACACGAAGTGGTCGCATGGATAAAGAAAATATTGGACCTCGATAAAGCAGGCCACAGCGGTACCTTAGACCCAAAAGTGACGGGCGTACTCCCAGTAATGCTTGGAGGAGCGACCAAAGCCGTTGGCGCCCTATTGACGGCAAGGAAGAAGTACGTATGTGTTATGAGACTGCACAGGACCGTTCCTGAAGAGAGAATTAGAGATGTTTGCAGGGAATTTACGGGAGACATATATCAGAGGCCTCCCCTGAAATCCGCAGTTAAGCGACAGATACGCAAACGGAAGATTCATCATTTAAAAATACAGGAAATCAAAGATAACGAAGTGCTGTTCGAAGTTGAGTGTGAAGCAGGAACATATATACGTAAACTCTGCCATGATATGGGAGAAGCGTTAGGAGTCGGCGCACATATGGCCGAACTGCGCAGGACCATGTCTGGCCCATTTACCGAAGACGCGCATATTGCAACATTACAAGACCTCAAAGACGCTCATGTCTTTTGGAAAGAGGATGGTACCGAACAGTTTCTTCGAGAAATTGTCATGCCAATGGAATATGGGGTGACCCATCTTCCGAAGGTAATCATAAGAGATACCGCAGTGGATGCAATCTGCCATGGCGCAGACCTGGCCGTACCTGGCGTGCTTAGCGTTCAGAGTGAAATCGAGATGGGGTGCCAGGTAGCCGTATTCACGCTAAAGGGAGAGTGTGTATGTCTCGGCACGGCAAAAATGAACGCAACCTATATATTAGGTGCCAAAAATGGTATTGCAGTCGACACCGATAGAGTTTTAATGGCGCCTGGCATATACCCAAAGATGTGGCGTGGAAGTCCCACTCTCATACGTGGTGCGTCTTCGATCTGGGGGGATTCTCCCTGTCGCGTGCCGAGGTAG
- a CDS encoding 30S ribosomal protein S4 yields MGYPGKNRKTYESPNHPWQATRMSDEVALVKEYGLRNKRELWKAHSVLRRYRRGTRKLRAELTDVGKKGESAKSISKELLEKLSKMKLSKKGAELDEILSIKIEDILERRLQTLVYRQGLANSTKHARQLITHGHVAIAGRKVTIPGYVVLEEEESQIEYYVGSPIKRTEIL; encoded by the coding sequence ATGGGATATCCAGGAAAAAATCGTAAAACATATGAGTCTCCGAACCACCCATGGCAAGCGACGAGAATGAGTGATGAGGTGGCCCTCGTTAAAGAATATGGGCTGAGAAACAAGCGAGAGCTCTGGAAAGCTCATAGTGTTTTAAGAAGATATCGGCGGGGTACACGAAAATTACGCGCAGAATTAACCGATGTAGGGAAGAAGGGAGAATCGGCCAAATCCATATCGAAGGAACTATTGGAAAAATTAAGTAAAATGAAATTATCAAAAAAGGGCGCAGAATTGGATGAAATCCTTAGCATTAAAATTGAAGATATATTGGAACGACGATTGCAAACGCTTGTATATCGACAGGGGCTCGCAAATTCCACAAAACACGCCAGACAGCTTATCACCCATGGACATGTCGCGATCGCCGGGAGAAAGGTCACCATCCCAGGTTATGTAGTTCTGGAGGAGGAGGAATCACAAATCGAATATTATGTGGGCTCTCCAATAAAAAGGACTGAGATATTATGA
- a CDS encoding AAA family ATPase has product MIITLSGLPGTGKTTVGRAIGDRFKLQLISIGEMFRMMAKERGMTLSEFGKLAESNAEIDKKIDREQSRIAEGGCDVLIEGRLSGWMVKNADLKIWLKAPIESRCERIAKRDGMSIEQASKEVKERERCESKRYMDSYEIDIEDLSPYDLVINSSKWDKKGVIEIISSSIDGVFCSK; this is encoded by the coding sequence ATGATTATAACGTTAAGCGGGTTGCCAGGGACAGGAAAGACGACGGTGGGGCGTGCCATCGGAGACCGTTTTAAACTCCAATTGATATCCATAGGAGAGATGTTCAGAATGATGGCCAAGGAACGCGGCATGACACTTTCTGAATTCGGAAAACTGGCAGAATCTAACGCGGAGATAGATAAAAAAATCGATCGAGAACAGAGCAGAATCGCCGAGGGAGGATGTGATGTCTTGATAGAGGGGCGGTTATCAGGGTGGATGGTAAAGAATGCAGACCTCAAAATATGGCTCAAGGCTCCAATAGAATCCCGCTGCGAACGAATTGCAAAGCGTGATGGCATGTCCATCGAACAGGCATCGAAGGAAGTAAAGGAGCGGGAACGTTGCGAATCCAAACGATATATGGACTCTTATGAAATCGATATCGAGGACCTATCACCCTATGACCTCGTCATCAATTCCTCAAAATGGGATAAAAAGGGAGTTATAGAAATCATATCTTCTTCGATAGACGGGGTGTTTTGCAGTAAATGA
- a CDS encoding adenylate kinase: protein MRYVFLGPPGAGKGTQAEMISRKYDIPHISSGEMLRKNVMDETKLGKKAKSYMNRGELVPDQIIIRLVKDKLSSPDCSKGFILDGFPRTVVQAEALVSILHQLALKLDAVIYFDVSFEELITRLSGRRTCRSCGIDYHINFKPPKDENLCDKCEGALYQRDDDKKETIQNRLNEYQRRTKPLIDYYRKDGLLITVDGGRKIPEIFEELCRIFEGARYE from the coding sequence ATGAGATATGTATTTCTTGGTCCGCCCGGTGCTGGCAAGGGTACCCAAGCAGAGATGATATCCCGGAAGTATGATATACCGCACATATCCTCGGGAGAGATGTTACGAAAAAACGTGATGGATGAAACAAAACTGGGAAAGAAGGCAAAGTCCTATATGAATAGGGGCGAACTGGTACCGGATCAAATAATCATAAGACTTGTAAAAGATAAACTCTCATCTCCAGATTGTTCAAAAGGGTTTATTTTAGACGGTTTTCCCAGGACAGTCGTACAGGCAGAGGCACTGGTGAGCATTTTACACCAGTTGGCGCTAAAACTCGATGCAGTCATTTATTTTGACGTGTCTTTTGAAGAGTTAATTACGCGATTATCTGGCAGAAGGACGTGTAGATCGTGCGGCATTGATTATCATATAAACTTCAAACCCCCAAAGGATGAGAACCTATGTGATAAATGTGAGGGCGCACTATATCAAAGAGATGATGATAAAAAGGAGACGATTCAGAATCGACTGAATGAATATCAACGTCGAACGAAACCACTCATAGATTATTACAGAAAAGATGGCCTGCTGATTACAGTAGATGGGGGGAGGAAGATACCCGAGATATTTGAAGAGTTGTGCAGGATTTTTGAGGGGGCGCGATATGAATGA
- a CDS encoding DNA-directed RNA polymerase subunit D, producing MDVDIIELSDRKIKFVLSGVSPAFANSLRRSMIAEVPSLAIDDVNIYENTSVLFDEMLALRLGLIPLKSDLELYVSRSECDCEGGCPRCQVSIMLSVEGPKIVYSNELKSADPKVAPVDDNTPIIELKEGQKVVLEAVARLGRGKTHAKWQSAIACSYKNMPTITISKCDRCGACVEVCPRGILALDKTVTVKNSAECSLCRLCEDACELGAITIDSDSTSFIFGLESDGSIPAAELVQRAADAVKKKAKILVKSLEVT from the coding sequence ATGGATGTTGATATTATTGAGCTGTCTGACCGAAAGATAAAATTTGTATTATCGGGCGTTTCACCTGCTTTCGCTAACAGTTTAAGGCGCAGCATGATCGCAGAAGTACCATCGTTAGCGATAGATGACGTCAATATATATGAGAATACATCTGTGCTGTTCGATGAAATGCTCGCTTTACGTTTGGGGCTGATTCCATTAAAATCGGATTTAGAGTTATATGTATCCCGCTCCGAGTGTGATTGTGAAGGGGGATGTCCCCGATGTCAGGTATCCATAATGCTTAGCGTTGAAGGGCCAAAAATAGTCTATTCCAATGAGTTGAAATCTGCTGACCCGAAAGTCGCTCCAGTGGACGACAATACACCGATCATCGAGCTCAAGGAGGGGCAAAAAGTAGTGTTAGAGGCTGTTGCCAGGTTGGGCAGGGGTAAAACGCATGCAAAGTGGCAATCTGCAATCGCCTGTAGTTATAAAAATATGCCGACCATCACAATCTCGAAGTGCGACAGGTGTGGTGCATGCGTAGAGGTCTGCCCGAGAGGTATACTCGCACTCGATAAAACGGTGACGGTCAAAAACAGCGCCGAATGTTCGTTGTGTCGCCTTTGTGAGGATGCATGCGAACTTGGAGCGATAACCATCGACAGTGATTCAACATCATTCATATTCGGCCTCGAATCAGATGGGTCAATTCCTGCGGCAGAGTTGGTCCAAAGAGCTGCAGATGCCGTAAAGAAAAAAGCCAAGATATTGGTTAAAAGTCTCGAAGTGACATGA
- a CDS encoding 50S ribosomal protein L30: protein MYAVIRLRSSVHTRPDIKDTLKMMRLNRINHCAVLAETPNNKGMIQKVKDYVAWGIIDVDSLDLILHKRGELEGGTPLTDKYVKDAAKYKSIKEFAKAVCDGDASLKDIPKLTPVFRLHPPRKGHRGIKKTFQQGGALGFYGEEINALIKQMR, encoded by the coding sequence ATGTATGCAGTAATCAGATTGCGGAGCAGCGTCCACACCAGGCCAGATATAAAAGATACTCTGAAAATGATGCGCCTGAATCGAATTAACCATTGTGCTGTGCTTGCCGAAACTCCCAACAACAAAGGCATGATTCAAAAAGTGAAGGACTATGTAGCCTGGGGCATCATCGATGTAGACTCTCTCGATTTAATCCTGCATAAAAGAGGCGAATTAGAAGGAGGGACACCACTCACTGACAAATATGTGAAAGATGCTGCCAAATATAAATCCATCAAGGAGTTCGCCAAGGCGGTGTGTGATGGAGATGCATCCCTCAAAGATATTCCAAAGCTCACACCGGTGTTCAGACTCCATCCTCCTCGCAAAGGACATAGAGGTATCAAAAAGACGTTCCAACAAGGTGGAGCGCTGGGATTTTATGGCGAGGAAATTAACGCACTTATTAAGCAAATGCGGTGA
- a CDS encoding 30S ribosomal protein S5 — translation MKLDDGGEWIPKTRLGWLVQEGEITSIEAALASGLSIKEAEIIDTLMPDLQDEVLDVNMVQRMTDSGRRVKFRATVAVGNGGGYMGLAEGKDVQVGPAIKKAIDMAKRNIIQVKMGCGSWECGCGLAHTVPFEVKGKAGSVTIVLKPAPRGLGIASGGAAKKVLELAGIKDVWTRSEGDTRTTINFAKATYNALKRTITMRTIK, via the coding sequence ATGAAACTCGATGATGGAGGGGAATGGATACCCAAGACGCGACTTGGGTGGCTGGTGCAGGAAGGAGAAATTACATCAATAGAGGCGGCGCTCGCATCCGGTCTCTCGATAAAAGAAGCGGAAATCATAGATACACTGATGCCAGACCTACAGGATGAGGTGTTGGACGTCAATATGGTCCAGCGAATGACCGACTCCGGGCGGCGGGTGAAATTCAGGGCGACTGTCGCGGTTGGAAATGGTGGCGGATATATGGGGCTGGCAGAAGGCAAAGACGTACAGGTTGGACCTGCCATCAAAAAGGCCATCGATATGGCAAAACGGAATATCATACAGGTCAAAATGGGTTGTGGCTCATGGGAGTGTGGTTGTGGACTGGCTCACACCGTCCCGTTTGAAGTAAAGGGGAAGGCGGGCAGTGTTACAATAGTACTCAAACCAGCTCCAAGGGGGCTTGGAATAGCATCCGGTGGAGCTGCCAAAAAAGTACTGGAATTGGCAGGCATTAAAGATGTCTGGACCAGATCTGAAGGCGATACGAGAACTACTATAAACTTCGCAAAGGCCACATATAACGCATTAAAACGGACTATTACTATGCGAACAATAAAATGA
- a CDS encoding 50S ribosomal protein L18e, whose translation MTKTNPRLIKLIENLKAKSREEDVMIWKDIAKRLERPTRNYSKVNLGQINRNTKKNETVLVPGKVISAGILDHPVTIAGLGFSKVAVDKIKSVKGKSIMIEQLIKDNPKGAGVRIIQ comes from the coding sequence ATGACAAAAACAAATCCAAGACTGATAAAACTGATAGAAAATCTCAAGGCAAAATCACGTGAAGAGGACGTCATGATATGGAAAGATATCGCCAAAAGATTGGAGCGCCCTACTAGGAACTATTCGAAAGTGAACCTCGGCCAGATCAATAGAAACACAAAAAAGAACGAAACAGTACTCGTACCAGGGAAAGTCATAAGCGCTGGTATTTTAGACCATCCTGTGACAATAGCAGGTCTAGGATTCAGCAAAGTTGCTGTCGATAAAATAAAAAGCGTCAAAGGGAAAAGCATAATGATAGAGCAACTAATAAAAGATAACCCAAAGGGAGCTGGAGTTCGAATAATCCAATGA
- a CDS encoding 30S ribosomal protein S11: protein MTDEKWGIAHIYASFNNTIITITDLTGAETISKSSGGRVVKADRDESSPYAAMQMAMNVAEQAKDRGIVGVHIYVRAPGGNKQRSPGPGAQAAIRALARAGLRIGRIEDVTPIPHDGTKPAGGRRGRRV, encoded by the coding sequence ATGACGGACGAAAAATGGGGAATCGCACATATTTATGCATCATTCAACAACACGATAATCACTATAACTGATTTGACTGGAGCTGAAACGATTTCCAAATCATCTGGTGGGAGAGTGGTCAAAGCAGATCGAGACGAAAGTTCACCTTATGCAGCTATGCAAATGGCGATGAACGTCGCAGAACAGGCAAAGGACAGGGGGATTGTAGGCGTTCACATATATGTTAGAGCTCCTGGAGGGAATAAACAGCGCAGCCCCGGTCCAGGTGCACAGGCTGCAATACGAGCATTGGCTAGAGCAGGTTTACGAATCGGGCGAATCGAAGACGTGACTCCTATACCGCATGATGGAACAAAACCGGCTGGTGGAAGGCGTGGCAGGAGGGTTTAA
- a CDS encoding 50S ribosomal protein L13, which translates to MVIINADGLILGRLASNISKRLLEGDEDIAIVNAEKAIISGSKVQIFKEYDVQVKKGTREKGPYYPKRADQILKRTIRGMLPYKRKRGRDAYSRLKVYIGTPIEIQSEPLETIENAKMSRLSTIKYIRLGNLSKKLGAN; encoded by the coding sequence ATGGTCATCATCAATGCAGATGGACTTATATTAGGACGTTTGGCGAGCAATATTTCAAAACGCCTGTTAGAAGGCGATGAAGATATCGCAATTGTAAACGCAGAAAAAGCGATAATTTCTGGGTCAAAAGTGCAGATCTTCAAGGAATATGATGTCCAGGTGAAAAAGGGCACCAGAGAAAAAGGGCCTTACTACCCAAAGAGAGCCGACCAAATATTGAAGAGGACTATCAGAGGGATGCTCCCGTATAAGCGAAAACGCGGACGAGATGCATATTCGCGGTTAAAAGTATATATCGGGACGCCTATTGAAATACAAAGTGAGCCTCTGGAAACCATCGAAAATGCTAAGATGTCGCGATTGAGTACGATAAAGTATATACGGCTTGGTAACCTGAGTAAAAAGCTCGGTGCCAATTAA
- a CDS encoding uL15 family ribosomal protein yields the protein MSKSKTKKYRGSRTFGAGTHKNRRGGGSRGGRGHAGGCKHHFVRALQEGRAYGKHGFKRPPKVVTKYASINVGELDQISEILLSKGMAKELDGTIQISLTDINVDKVLGSGQMTKKLTITASKFSETAKAKIEKLGGKCIFLNRCNI from the coding sequence ATGAGCAAATCGAAGACGAAGAAATACAGAGGGTCCAGAACCTTTGGTGCCGGTACACACAAAAACCGCCGAGGTGGCGGAAGTAGAGGTGGGAGAGGGCATGCTGGCGGATGTAAACATCACTTTGTCAGGGCGCTGCAGGAAGGGCGAGCCTATGGCAAACATGGCTTCAAACGACCACCCAAGGTAGTCACGAAATATGCATCCATCAACGTGGGCGAACTGGACCAGATTTCAGAAATTTTGTTATCGAAGGGCATGGCAAAAGAACTGGACGGGACAATTCAAATCAGTTTGACCGATATAAATGTCGACAAGGTGCTCGGCAGTGGACAGATGACAAAAAAGCTGACCATAACTGCAAGCAAGTTTTCCGAAACTGCCAAGGCGAAAATAGAAAAACTGGGGGGCAAATGTATATTTCTGAATAGGTGCAACATATGA
- a CDS encoding EMC3/TMCO1 family protein, whose protein sequence is MNEKLKESLDKIALIIGFVLMLGFMDEGFRIFLGETTNHLFGPLTILPLHMVIFVLSLITGLFTSVIQKYTIDWEKNKGAMEQMKLFQKELREAQLSKNKHKLKKLDKQKDEIMRAQAEMMKQQLKPMAYIMLISLPIFGWLYHLMFTLSLNATIILPFYGELYLATDTVLRFIPVWIFWYMLCSISMGQVIRKALNMGGM, encoded by the coding sequence ATGAATGAAAAATTGAAAGAATCGCTGGACAAAATTGCATTGATAATCGGGTTTGTCCTCATGCTCGGGTTTATGGATGAGGGGTTTCGTATATTTTTGGGAGAGACCACGAATCACTTATTTGGGCCATTAACGATACTGCCGCTCCATATGGTGATATTCGTCCTATCTCTGATAACCGGTTTATTTACATCAGTCATTCAGAAGTATACCATCGATTGGGAAAAGAATAAGGGGGCGATGGAGCAGATGAAGTTATTCCAAAAAGAGCTCAGAGAGGCGCAGTTATCAAAAAACAAGCACAAGTTGAAGAAGCTGGATAAACAGAAGGACGAAATAATGAGGGCACAAGCCGAAATGATGAAACAACAACTCAAGCCGATGGCATATATCATGCTGATATCACTGCCGATATTCGGCTGGTTGTATCATCTGATGTTCACCCTATCTCTGAATGCCACCATCATATTGCCATTCTATGGCGAGTTGTACCTGGCTACCGACACGGTGCTCCGATTTATACCCGTGTGGATATTCTGGTATATGCTCTGTTCCATATCGATGGGGCAGGTGATACGGAAGGCACTGAATATGGGAGGAATGTAG